The Diabrotica undecimpunctata isolate CICGRU chromosome 3, icDiaUnde3, whole genome shotgun sequence genome includes the window cctcaacctatttcattagagactataaagtgtaaacccataccaaaaacagatcacttgagaaaggcaatcagccgaaacagctgtagtgattagaatttaaaataaattttgtggaagtttgaaaactaagttttcagtgttttattgttacataagataaattagttatattgtccaaataaagactttaaataaacttataagtgttataagtgtagaacctttaataataaataaaaacaataaattagaataataaaaacataacagtatatatatatatatatatatatatatatattttatatatatatatatatatatatatatatatatatatatatatatatatatggagtgTTATATATACTCTACGAAGGAGTGTTGAAGCTACAGATGCCGaggggatgcactcttgtagcctgtgagtcagaaaacggacatggctaatATGGTTAACACAGCCCTGCGTCGTATTAAtaggtggatcagagagaacAATCTACAGCTAGCGCTCTAAACTGAGGAATGTTCTCAAAGGGAGCCGGGAAAAATCCTCTCTTCACTTTATAGTGGATggtgtggaggttgcaccggttaaatcgattaagtaCACATAGAGTAGacatccaaaagacggtagagaaTTGGAGGCTTAGGTAGCACCAAAAAAAGGGTGCTTAAcggagttttccagtcggtgataacctacgctgcccccgtCTGGTGTAGCTTACTGAACACTGCGAAATACGttaagctgatggagacttcgcaaaggcgagtgatcctcagggtatctagcgcatataggacGGTTTCAAATGAGGACGGTTTCTATAtttcattggagcggtgataccgatcgttttgttgtgcaaagagcgagcgagggtgtatgcgaggaggatggatggaaatatagatgagaatgagGGTGAAAGAACGATATTAAAGTGACAGAGAGAATaggcgaatgatagcggaaaggcaaggtggacgaaggagcttattcccgatctaaatgtaagttcaggaaactagactacttcctgacgcagtttcttaCCGAACATGGTAGTTCtagcaccttcacaaatagaataggcaaatctgcctcagcagactgtactgtttgtggggtaccgaACGCTCCGCCCACAtttttttaactgccagagatggcAAATGAGgggggagatttcgagaggcgaatgggtttctgCCTGCCAGAATTCAATAGAttccttcttaggctcttactggaatctgaaAATACGGCAAGTATAAAAAAGAAACTTATTCTTATATAACTTAAGCGCcaattaattcaatattaaattagctaaaataaataaatatagattCCCGAACAACTACCATTAATGATAATAATTGATAATTGAAACAATATTAATCGTtacattttattactttttatagtCTTTGCAAATATTCTTTCATCAATTTCTTCCATTTCCTTTTAATAACTGCGTTTCTTTCTAACCAGTCGttgattttttgtcttttttatatataGCTACTTACCGAAAAAAGATTAGTTTTGTATGCAGGCCGACGACATATTGTTACACATGGATAAGTTACGCTACTGTTCACGACGAATTCAGCATGTGTTGACGCAGGTggatacaaaaatttttttacgcatTGTGTAACCTAAAACACACAAAGAGtgaattctgcctttcattttataCCATTGAACTTATTATCTAGTAATGAACAATACAATATTAAACAGaaattatttatacatttttttaacaatgAAAATAGTCCAGAGTGGTTTCCTACAATTAAAATTGGATTAATAAGATTAATAAGTatacttcggcaaatatgcatattgcatattttgcatattgtgcatattttatgcaaatatttcatattttggcatatttgtataaaagtttgcataaagtgcataaaagttcagatttttatactgtatttgaaaatttttaaacataccaatttatttcaattcttgtataaaattttgtagtcattttaatcaagaaatgatctaagtacgtaatctctacaggtacaaaacatttacaatttcaaagaagatcaatttaagtagccctcaacattcttagaaagtctcggtcactgaggcattcagttattggataatcgctaagggttcgctcatttgcattttatgatcaaatctccaaatctatctacaatttattgtatcttaacagtaggtaaacggctaatagttttgttcctaatttagggattttccaaaatctcccagtttattgaattaggtacctaaacatttctaatttgatgctcagatttgtaaatcatttttgttttgatattcaaagcgtaaacactcgttgtgcgtaaaaaaaaggaagattgtgattttataatgcctaaaacaaccagtgcttcaacttggattaaaccttataaagagctgtctatggatatgggaaaaatctactgttcagtctgtggcaaaattgtaagtatctaatattttccattaaatatctaatatttcatacatacagggtgtttccaaatgacacttacaacgtttgactgtagatacttctcgaaaaattgaacaaaacgatatagttaatgaggggtcaaacttatttacttttcaagatacagggtgttaaaattaaaaaaaattaaattcttttagttaataacaacaataactttaaaaccaataaacgtatttacttgaaatttagtactcgtaggttgtttttaaatgaaaaatagcttcctttagtgagaaaaaattgtccatggtacaatacaatggtgtgtatttagaaaaatttttcacctttacttttttttatgaagtcagctattctaaaacacaattatttttattgtaattgaattaacaaaaaaaaaaacttttgttgaattttaaaataagttatatgatgtactaatggttagtaacaaaaactaatttgtggattaatactgcatttaaaacacttagcgagtgtttttttttccaaaccagttatttgattaaccaaaaacaccttgtatatttttatattttaaaggttgggttaaaataaaggtttttatttttatttatagatagcatgtgagaagaaatttcagatagaccaacatgtgagaactgcttcacacattgcaaaaaaaggaaaaataggaggaaaacatcaaacttcaatggctaaatgtttccaatctacttcaaaaaaattagatgagcaagaaacttttaatgaagacttgtgtcgcgcattagtgtctgcaaacataccgctttcaaaattagcaaatgtaaattttagttcgtttctaaaaaaatattgcaaacttaatgttccaagtgatcggtctctaagaagaaataatgtgaacggggtatactcgtcggtgttaattaatattaaggaagaaattgcagataattatttttacatatctgtagacgaaaccccTGATTCCTCAgaaaagtatattgctcatttattgattggtgttcttaaagaagataccttaccaaaatctcatcttatttcatgccagcaacttgagaaaacaaatgctttaacaatttcgcgttttatacaagaaacattagcaactttttttcttccgacaactattccttctaataaattactgcttattttatcggatgctgctccttatatggtgaaagcaggacaaaatttaaaaatatttttcccagatttaatacatgttacttgtgtagcgcatggattaaacagagttgcagaggaaatacgaaaaaagtttcctcttgtaaataccatgatatccagtgtcaaaaaagtatttcttaaatctcctataagaattcaactttataaagaaatgctacctaacattcctcttccaccacaacctattttaacgcgatggggaacatggttagaagcagctaatttttatgcagatcattttgttaaaataaagaacataattgatacgttaacagatgaaagttcccaatctcttttggattctaaacaaacttttcagagtaacttgcttcaacaagaactttcatttataaaatcaaattttagttttgttcaaaaaacaattactcagttagaatcaccaaaactgtcattgttcgaaagtacagcattaataaaagaatttgcgtcatgttgtcggaacgttagaggtaatattggaaaagatattttaaaaaaatttgaagctactatggaaaaaaataaaggttaccatattctttctgaagtagtcagtgttctagctggaaatatttcggaaacaattaatttagaaccaaatgttttggttagtttgaaaaatgctcccgttacatcagttgatgttgaacgaagtttttccatatataaatatatgtactcagacagaagccacaagtttttgttagaaaattttgaacaccacttggtcatttattgttaccataattctaaataagtttattcatacttaaaaatgatgtagttacttaaaataaatgtaaatcttaatgaatagtaggaaatatttagttatgtacacttttttttttaaataaaattgttactattttacgatttttttatttatttgtatgcatattttgtaaaatatttgcatattttcgggtaaacacgtgcatatttatgcgcatattttctacatttttatttgcatatttgccgaagtctattaatAAGCAATTTTGTTCTAACCTAATTTAAATATTACCACTAGTGTatcttaaaatctaatttttataCCAACACCATTGGAAACGtgtttaaaaaaactgaaaaatactcTGCTTTGCTTCATTGGCTTCGTCCTTAAGGCTTCTTATTAAATGGATATTATCAAAGAGCTACTCAAagcataaaaataataattatttagttttatagAATAAATTAAAACAGAAATGATGTTAGGCTTTTAGTCAATGTTTTTGGTTAAGTATAGTTTATATATGCACATTAAGCAACTGGCACAATTTTAACCCTTTAACGTACataactattttttttgtaaaaatatacttTTGAATGTAAAAGTAATTCATTATGCATCATTATCATTATCaagacaaaaaatgtttaaaaaaaatttctttgtcaGAAGGGCCGAAAAGAGTGGTAGATATAGCTACCAGTGTGCATTTTAACTGATACTTACTGGGCAATGGTATATATTGTGACTGGtaaaaacaattacaaaaatttataaaaaaaatacattattttgagaatattaaaaaaagctAAATACAaggatattttaaatttattatctaaGAACTTTCTATCTATTATGGTAGGGTGCAAAGCAGTCTTTGCATAGAGCAACGTTACAAACTTGACAAATTAAATTGCTCcgcgtttgtttttttttagatgaaGCACAAAGGGCACAGCGCTTATAAGTTCCTTTGGTGGGTAAGTGTGAACCAGCAGTCTAAGTTGAGTTCCAGACTTTTTTCTGAAAGTAAAAGTGCTAATCAAATTATCTTCTAGTTCACTGCGGAACTGTAATGCAGTCATAGGCTTAGCACTGGAGTTATATTTTTTTCAGAGTCTCCTTATATATAATATAGCTGTTGCTGCATCTAAAaggtagtaaaatatttttattcaccgATGTCTTGATTTCCATGCCGGTGTGTTTGGAACTCCACCCATGTGTTTGTTAtcattgtcacctcgggggaacaaataagggtctaaccaccttctgttgtctccgggtgctctgtagaggtcttcgaatatactgtcgagagctcctctactttagtccattttcgggttatggacttggaaaatatttatcttcggtgtcttgccttgaaaaaggcaagatatccatcggcatctggggcttctaacttcgaagaagcctggctcgtcaaaggtgtctACACGTCGAAGTTatcaggtctgcagaaggcctcgatgtcggagtgttagagtattgctttctaacactacgtggttctgcccattcttctcttgacttcatgacctatgttgaagtcaatggtgtgttgccttctgtgaatttgagctgggtcgtgggtttggattttaaccacgttgtggggcgccatgtcacctcgggggaacaaataagggtctaaccaccttctgttgtctccgggtgctctgtagagggcttcgaatatactgtcgagagctcctctactttagtccattttcgggttatggacttggaaaatatttatcttcggtgtcttgccttgaaaaaggcaagatatttcttacatgacaatttcttcgtcgaaataaaacaccaagttaagttgaaacaattctcagccacagagtatggaaaataaatgcaggaagcccgagagcactaagctctcagagagcccgtgagggactgacttggctgacctgaaaatcgccaatatttatatgcgctgttcgagctataaatagggatttccaggtcaagagccaatgggaaaattcgaggcggggcgatgcgcatcgaaatgagtactagtccacagactatcgcagTCGATGACATCATCGGCTATCGGATCTCTATTTCCGGGTTTGTTTGTTTTCAATACCTGAGTTTTTTCTTGAGAATTATGTAGATTGCTGACAACACTAACACATTTTACGCCTCTATCTTTCCACTTATACACAGATATTTCCCCAGAACTAACCCAGAACTAgttgttttggaaaatattttttttgtttgacTTACAGTGCCACAAGCAAAAGTTTTCTTTTCCAGTAGTTTCTGAATTAGTGGTATTGTGGTGAAAAAATTATCAAAGTATACGTAATAACCACGATTTTGATACTTCGACGAAAGTTCTAAAACAACACGTTCTCCTAACATATCGGACGTTAATTCAATAGCTTTTCCTTGATATATTTGAAAATTCAGAAGGTATCCCGTTTTAGCACATATCAATGCCCAAATGTTAAAGCctctttttattgatttcattGGTATGTACTGTTTAAGTGATGTACGCCCTTTGAAAGCACACATGCTTTCGTCAATAGATAGATGTCCATATGGCGTAAAAGCATTTTGAAAGGTCTCTGATAGATGGTTTATGAGTGGTCTAAGTTTGTAGAGCCTATCAAACTCTTTAGTTTTCGGTTGGGCATACTTTCATTATTGTTTAGATGCAAAAATCTCAAGACTTTCAACATGGAAGTTTTCATTGCTGGACCAGTATGACCTTACTGTTGGAAGACTGTGGAACTCCATGACTATAAGTATTCTCAAAAAAGCGTCAAGTTCTTCCATATCTATAAAAAGTTGCGAACTCTTCTGGGTAGCGTAGAGGTTCGATTCTTTGGAAATTGTTTGACAGATACTCTCACTAAAGAAAACTCTGAATAAGTCGATTGGCTTACTCGAATTAATATCAACATTAACGCTTGAAGACTCAGTAAAATCAAATGATTTAAAAAGGAGGTTGGGGACGTTTTTCTTGGACCACACAAAAGATTGATTTGACGGAGCAGGAGCTTGTTCCTCTTTCTTCTTTATCGGCAGGAGTTGAGGAATTTGTTGCTTGAGGTAATTTTAACAGTTGTTTATTCTCGTCTTCTTCAtcagaaaaaatgtttttaggAAATAACGTAGATAACTTGTTGTGTTTGAAACCAAATCCATCACCTGGATCAAAGTCAGAATCTTGATCTGAATCATCAAAATCTTCGTTTACGCTAGAATTATTGGTCTATCTTGTAAAAGTACATTGGCCCACCCTTTTCAAGTGCTGTACTGAAGAACTGGAACATATCGGCTGGCTGTCGATACTAGTAGTAAAGGATTGCGACGGAGTTCCGAAAATTGAGCTTGTGTCGGGGTAATTGTCGTCCGCATCCTCATCGCCATCAAATCGGAGAGACAATACTCTTCATCACTTAGATGGTCCACTATATACTGGAGTTCAGCTTCTGTAAGCGATCGGTTTTGAGAcatctaaaaaaacataaataatgttcTGAAAAAATTGTAACGACAAATAGgcctaataaaaatttaaagtctTGTAGAACTTTGTCTACCAAATAAATACTAAACTTTGCTTTAAtgtctttgtaaaaattttagtATTGTGCTTAAACTACGATCTCGAGATTTTTTTGGTTTAGTATATGAAAAAATAACCTTTTATTTGGTACAATTctcaaaatgattaaaaatattttcctatcgcTAAACAACAAGATTTTTATAGTAATTTGTTTCAGAATATTGTTTAATAACTGGCATAAGTTTCAAAACTAAGAAATAACAATTGCTTATATGCCgggataaataaaaacaatgaatttTGGGGTTAGAATTCTCATAAAACATATTTATTCCTGCAATAACTATTCTAGTGCTTTTAAATAATTATCTGCTAgttaaaagtaatttaaaaaagtacacTTAACACTTACCTTCAATTTTTGTCCAAGTATTTTATTCTGAATGACACATAtgcacaaaacaaaaataaaattaaacgattttttacGTTGACTATTGCAGAAAGGCACACTGGTAGCTTATCATACCAGTTTTGTGAAAACACGTGGTTGCTACGCCGCCTACAGGTTTTCGGTATTCGTAGCTGTCGTAGTTTTCACCGCAACTCTGATGACAAAATAAGCCGTAATAGCTTGTGGTATATATAGCTACCAGAGAGCGTTAAAGGGTTAAACCAATGTCTTTTTGTGAAACTTGTTGTTTTAGACTGGTTGAAATATCGACCAGTAACCTATAAAGGAATATACACTaatgcccaaaattaacgcaccaccttaaatgtaccaaaagtttaaagctatttttcttctgaccGAATAATTAGATTTTGATGACGTTTTGTTCATATTATAGGTCTATTCCTAGTAAATCAAGGTGttaatgttttctaaaaaatatcaacgttttactcgtatacggggtgtaaaaataaagttgtgttttttcatcgttttttgcaacaccctgtggaatttattagaaataaacgctacatcttattattattttgagataaatttGTTCTTTCTTAAGATTCTGGTGAAAAAATTAtctcgatatctctattatcaaagattatacagaactttaaatgtaactagtttttatcaacattttaagcaaagaaaacattacttgcataaactttattgacatttaatacaaataaagcctaagaaaatataacctaaatattttttaacaattgccctttcccaaaaacacttaataacgagtatttccACCACTGcatctaattacttcttcacagcggcgaggcatacttaaaatcaagcagcgtatttggtcttgatcaattgcatTCCAAACTTCTCTCACCATAATTTCTATGTCGTCAAGAGAGACAGGAGACACAAATtctcattaaaagaaaattatttcctatgtaaggagcaaatggaactacatggttagacaaaatgtctaatataccttccacctgttaagaaatctctttgtaaagcaacaaggtccgtttgcgctgtaagagatattcctccccaaaccattacagatccaccattgaataaagtaataggtcgtatattacactgtgcgtagcgttctCTTGGTCGTCGATTAACTTTCACactgagctatataagcaataccacGATTCATTAGTGAACAACACGTACTTCCAGTCATCAACATTTcagtcaaggtgctctctggcaaatcgtaatctacttctacaatgatttacgtttaaagctctTACTGGTATCCTTATTtgcagatcttgttcagcgagacgcctttatatagtgttataaagtgttagtgctaacctcaagcctatttcacgataacttaaGACTATATTAGCTAAAGTAATTGCCGGAACACATTCATATtggctcagatttcttgaaattGAATGTTAAATTTCTACAATTCAATAAAGTCACGTTACGCTTTgaacgtacttttcttttttgataataaagatatcgatgatttttttacgaaaatgttgaaaaaaaaatgaaacttttttaaagtattaagattaaGATGTAGCATTTGATTTaagtaaattccacagggtgttgcaaaataagatgaaaaatcaaatttatttttacaccccgtatctaGGTGAAATGTTGACACTTCCCAGAAAACAATAATACcgtaattacttagaaataggtcTGCAATGAGCAAAAAATTTATACACAACATAGCTATACACAAGAAACATAGCTTAATAATTATGGTAGAGGTGAGGTcgggcgttaattttggagagtaaaaaATCACACAATGCTTTgaacgtacttttcttttttcataATAAACGTATCGTAatgatttttttaccaaaatgtgaagaaagaatgaagcgatcttaaaatattaataacatgtatagtcggttcgctatatttacgcgggtttcggattaacaaaattatgctaatgactcattgataaccagttgcagtaaacgacttcccagaaaattaggtaaaaactgcataatggtcatattttaaaatacattaaaataacattagggtaggtataaatttgttacaatattgcagttgaattgattctttgccagtgttgacattgtatgtttggtggaaatatttaaaaatgcctagacgtgtgttagatgtagatagtctaattagtgtacataagtattttacgggtaaaaaagaaaatggcgatcgtttaaaatcggtaatgtctgttcaacaacgcgtatgtgatgctctaggaattagtgaaaccaaactaagaggagtattacaaaatcccaataatgaacggccgaaagaagatcaccgaaaaactcgcctatcattgaaaacgaaagatattccagatggaaaaaaatttgaaattcctgataccatttatcgaatgcgagccaacaaggaacatgtgaccttaaatacaattctctcggaattaaaagataaaaaatttgacgaaattggcagaacaagtctatggcaagtgatacataatttgggtttcaaatttcaaaaggaggataacagaaaagccctttgtgaaagaagttctgttgtgcataaaagaattaactttctaagaaaatattctaaattaaaagaagaaagggcaaattttatat containing:
- the LOC140437875 gene encoding uncharacterized protein, coding for MPKTTSASTWIKPYKELSMDMGKIYCSVCGKIIACEKKFQIDQHVRTASHIAKKGKIGGKHQTSMAKCFQSTSKKLDEQETFNEDLCRALVSANIPLSKLANVNFSSFLKKYCKLNVPSDRSLRRNNVNGVYSSVLINIKEEIADNYFYISVDETPDSSEKYIAHLLIGVLKEDTLPKSHLISCQQLEKTNALTISRFIQETLATFFLPTTIPSNKLLLILSDAAPYMVKAGQNLKIFFPDLIHVTCVAHGLNRVAEEIRKKFPLVNTMISSVKKVFLKSPIRIQLYKEMLPNIPLPPQPILTRWGTWLEAANFYADHFVKIKNIIDTLTDESSQSLLDSKQTFQSNLLQQELSFIKSNFSFVQKTITQLESPKLSLFESTALIKEFASCCRNVRGNIGKDILKKFEATMEKNKGYHILSEVVSVLAGNISETINLEPNVLMKHKGHSAYKFLWWVSVNQQSKLSSRLFSESKSANQIIF